In Polyodon spathula isolate WHYD16114869_AA chromosome 56, ASM1765450v1, whole genome shotgun sequence, the following are encoded in one genomic region:
- the LOC121307500 gene encoding ubiquitin-associated domain-containing protein 1-like: protein MFVQEEKIFAGTVLKVHICTVEGAEWLEEVTDDTTIEKLKEMCLKHCVHGSLEDPKTVTHHKLIHADSERVLTDTKTVVEEKIKEKDVLLLIKKRAPPPPPKMLDVSAEEKKKQEQRAPDKEAILKATANLPARHSDRIVTQHNMRDFQTELRKILVSLIEVAQKLLALNPDAVDLFKKANAMLDEDEEDRVDEVALRQLTEMGFPERRAVKALRLNHMSVTQAMEWLFEHADDPTADAPVPGQEATGATAGPYTAAAASISSAAAAASIPSAAAASIPSSSLSAAAASSAKVASEAATESSKQDELTEIFKRIRRKREFRPDSRVGCSKDIFRLHSPNRFTAKRDWHLLSGSKNGSNEVSKPEMHDLHIFQCDWLLGDRKPSPEDLDKGIDTNSPLFQAILENPVVQLGLTNPKTLLAFEDMLENPLNSTQWMNDPETGPVMLQISRIFQTLNRA, encoded by the exons ATGTTTGTGCAGGAGGAGAAGATTTTCGCGGGGACGGTGTTGAAGGTCCACATCTGCACCGTGGAAGGAGCAGAGTGGCTGGAGGAAGTAACAGATGACACTACCATAGAGAAACTCAAGGAAATGTGCTTGAAACAC TGTGTTCATGGAAGCCTAGAAGACCCCAAAACTGTGACTCACCACAAACTTATCCACGCTGACTCTGAAAGAGTGCTAACCGACACTAAAACTGTAGTAGAGGAGAAGATTAAAGAAAAAG ATGTcttgctgttaattaaaaaacgtGCCCCTCCTCCACCTCCCAAGATGCTTGATGTTTCTGCAGAGGAAAAG AAAAAGCAGGAACAAAGAGCTCCAGACAAAGAAGCCATCTTAAAAGCAACAGCAAACCTACCTGCACGCCATTCTGATCGGATTGTCACGCAGCACAACATGCGAGAT TTTCAGACAGAACTCAGGAAAATCCTTGTGTCACTTATTGAAGTGGCACAGAAACTGCTGGCACTGAACCCCGATGCAGTAGACCTGTTTAAGAAGGCCAACG CCATGTTGGATGAAGATGAAGAGGACAGAGTGGATGAGGTGGCACTCCGACAGCTGACTGAAATGGGCTTCCCAGAGCGCAGAGCTGTTAAAGCGCTGCGTCTTAATCA tatgtCGGTGACGCAGGCGATGGAGTGGCTGTTCGAGCATGCAGATGATCCCACTGCTGATGCCCCTGTGCCTGGCCAGGAGGCGACCGGAGCCACTGCTGGACCTTATACCGCAGCAGCAGCGTCAAtatcatcagcagcagcagcagcttcaataccatcagcagcagcagcttcaatACCATCATCCTCattatcagcagcagcagcttccagTGCAAAAGTCGCTTCAGAAGCCGCCACTGAATCCTCGAAGCAGGACGAGCTAACAGAAATCTTTAAAAGGATCCGAAGGAAAAGAGAATTTCGACCAGATTCACGAGTAGGTTGTTCCAAAGACATTTTCAGGCTACATTCTCCAAACCGATTTACTGCCAAACGTGATTGGCACCTTTTATCAGGTAGTAAAAACGGATCCAATGAAGTTAGCAAACCAGAAATGCACGACTTGCACATC ttccAGTGTGACTGGTTGCTGGGAGACAGGAAGCCCTCGCCAGAAGATTTAGATAAGGGTATTGACACAAACAGCCCCTTGTTTCAGGCCATCCTGGAAAACCCTGTTGTACAGCTGGGACTTACCAACCCAAAAACACTTTTAG CATTTGAAGACATGCTGGAGAACCCGTTAAACAGTACTCAGTGGATGAACGATCCAGAGACGGGGCCTGTAATGCTACAGATATCTAGGATCTTCCAGACACTAAACCGAGCATAG